Part of the Bifidobacterium sp. ESL0775 genome is shown below.
AGCATGAAGAGGTTGCCGTTGCCGGTGAGCCGCTCCGGCAGGCGCATCACGTCTTCGACGTGCTGCTCGGCGGTGATGGGCGCGCCCGCGGCGATGCGGCCGACCAAGGGGATGTCGTGCGATTGCGCGATGGCCTCATCCATCTCCTCATCGGAGGCGAAGGGAAGAATCGTGGAGGTGCCGTCGTCGGCCATGTTGGGCTCGGCCTCCACCAATTCGATGGCACGGCCCTTGTTGGCGTTCATCCTGATGTAGCCCTTGTCTTCAAGGACCTCGAGCTGGTGCTTGACCGAAGACGGGCTCTTGAGCCCGGCCGCCTCACCTATTTCACGGAAGGAGGGCGCGAATCCGTAACGGGAGACGTGCCTGCGGACCGCATCTAGGACTTTCTCCTGGCGGTCCGTCAGCTGCTGCGAAGGCGTAGCCTGGGCGAAGTTGCCATGCGGGTTATGGATAGGTGGGAGGGTGCTCACGATGCTTCCTTTCGGCGTTTGACTTACAGCATAACCCATTTTCGCCGCAAAATCAAACAGATGTTCGATTTTGACTTGCTTTTTTCGAACAGGTGTGCCAATATAGAACAAACGTTCGTTAGTACAGATGTTCGAAGGAGTGCAGAAGATGAGTGGAAAAGCCAATAATGCAAAAGTCCGCAGCGCGGCCAAGCGTCGTCAGATTGCATTTCATCGCTTCGTCGCGGCGATGGTGCTGGCGGCGGTCGTCTTCTTCGGCTGGCAGATCGCCGCCCCGCATGTGGCGAACTCCGCGCAAGGCGACGTCAACGTCGTCAGCTACACGGTCCGCCCCGGGGACACCCTGTGGTCGTATGCCAAGAAGATCACCCCGGCCAACAAGAACGTGGGCGACACGGTCAACCAGTTGATCGATTTGAACCAGCTGGATTCCGCCCAGCTGAAGCCCGGACAGAGGATTGTCGTTCCTGAGCGGTAGTGGTCATTTTCGCGCCCTTTGGTTATGGTGTCAGTATGCATTGTCCTTTTTGCCAGAATAATGACACCAAAGTCGTGGATACGCGTATCAGCGAAGATGGTCATTCCATCCGTCGTCGCCGCGAGTGCCCGGAATGCGGTCGTCGGTTCACCACAGTGGAGACCACCATGCTTCTGGTCACCAAGCGGTCGGGCAACCTCGAGCCCTTCAATCGGCAGAAGGTCATCGATGGGGTGCGCAAGGCGTGCCAAGGCAGGCCGATTGAAGAGGACGCGCTGAAGCAACTGGGCCAGCAGGTCGAAGAGGACTTGCGCAGCCAAGGGCTTGCCCAGGTGAAGTCGGAGGATATCGGCAAGGCCATCTTGAGGCCGTTGCGCGAGCTTGATGAGGTCGCCTATCTGCGCTTCGCCAGTGTTTATCAGAATTTCAATGGACTCGATGATTTCCAAACTGCCATCGACAATCTTAAGCGCGACCAGGCCGCGAACAAGTAGTTTTGCTTGCTGAATGCTCGGACGTCAAGTCTGATTCCTAATCTGAGCATTCGCCAACAGATTGTTCCTCGTATGCATGGCGTTGATGAGATTGGTGCTTGCGCAGGATAAGCTCTGGCAGTGTTTTTATGCTTAGTAGTTATGGATCGGTAATTCACCTAAGCGTTTGCGATATTTTCCGGCTTTTATATGGTCAGCAACTGCCGGTCGGAAGGCGTCTGGACGATGACCAGACGTTGCGTCGGCCGGGTGATGGCCACATAAAGGTTCGCGGCACCGGAAAGCCGTGAGAGCGCGTCCTGCGCGATTGTTCCGGGCTCGGCGAGGATCACGGCGTCATATTCCAGTCCCTTGATCATCTGTGTATTGCAAACACTCAATGGCGCGTCGCTGAAGTTGTCCTCGGTTTCCTCGACATCGTCGCCTTGGCGGGTTTCGGTGGGGATGCCCATCATCGCCGAAGCCTGTTTTGCCCCGACTTTTTCGGTGAGGTGGCGGAAGAGGCTCTGGCGGATCGGCTTGACCAGTTCATCCGGCGCGATCACCGCGACGCGGCCGGTGCCGTCGGCGGCGATGAATTGTCTGGTCAGCTCAAAAGCCTCACGCTCGATGGTGTCTAAGAGGCCACTGGCGGATTCGTCGTTAGAGCTCACCCGTCGCACGGAATCGGTCATCGTACGCACGCCTTCGGTGGTGGAGACGTAGAGCCCCTCGTTTTCGGCGAAACGCGTCGCGAGCTGCGAGACCTCCTTGGGATTGCGGTAGTTGATGGTCAGCTCCTTCAGGTCCCAGCCATCGGCGCCGAAGAGCCGGTTCATGGTCTTCTCCCAGCGATGGGTGCCACCCAACGCCGAGGTCTGCGCCACATCGCCCACGATGGTGAAGGAACGCGAGGGGCAGCGCCGCATCAGCATGCGCCAATCCATCGCCGTGAGCTCCTGCGCCTCGTCGATGACGATGTGGCCGTAGGTCCATTCGCGGTCGGAGCCGGCGCGTTGCGCCACGGCCTCGGCGTCCAAGCCGTTGATGTTGTCCACCAGCATCGAGGAGGAGACGATGCCTGAGCCGATGCCGGCCTGGGCCAACGTGTCCTTGGCGAACTGCTCCTCCTCGTCGCGCTTGGCCTTCGCCGCGGCTTGAAGCGCGGTCACTTTCGGGTCCGGCCCGAGCAGTTCCATGGCCTCGTCAAGAAGCGGGATGTCGGAGACGGTGAGAGGAGAGTGCTTGGGCCTGGT
Proteins encoded:
- the lexA gene encoding transcriptional repressor LexA, whose product is MGYAVSQTPKGSIVSTLPPIHNPHGNFAQATPSQQLTDRQEKVLDAVRRHVSRYGFAPSFREIGEAAGLKSPSSVKHQLEVLEDKGYIRMNANKGRAIELVEAEPNMADDGTSTILPFASDEEMDEAIAQSHDIPLVGRIAAGAPITAEQHVEDVMRLPERLTGNGNLFMLEVHGDSMIDAAICDGDFVVVREQETAENGDIVAALLDGEATVKTFQKDHGHVWLMPHNPSYSPIDGTYAKVMGKVVTVLRKI
- a CDS encoding LysM peptidoglycan-binding domain-containing protein: MSGKANNAKVRSAAKRRQIAFHRFVAAMVLAAVVFFGWQIAAPHVANSAQGDVNVVSYTVRPGDTLWSYAKKITPANKNVGDTVNQLIDLNQLDSAQLKPGQRIVVPER
- the nrdR gene encoding transcriptional regulator NrdR, with the protein product MHCPFCQNNDTKVVDTRISEDGHSIRRRRECPECGRRFTTVETTMLLVTKRSGNLEPFNRQKVIDGVRKACQGRPIEEDALKQLGQQVEEDLRSQGLAQVKSEDIGKAILRPLRELDEVAYLRFASVYQNFNGLDDFQTAIDNLKRDQAANK